Proteins encoded by one window of Tunturibacter psychrotolerans:
- a CDS encoding L-rhamnose/proton symporter RhaT produces MTGTVLAGVGLTVVAGAMSGNCMLPMKYARRWRPENVWFVFSVVSLLLLPWALAFAVVHQLLDVYRRLRTNEMMTPLLFGAGWGIAQILFGVSIRRLGMSVGYAIIVGLGAVLGTLVPLFVGQRTFVSNAGLVRILAGVVVMVLGIALTAWGGQVKERARVTEISDEPQRGYVVSVLLAMLCGVLAPMLNYAFAFGQGLAVEAARLGNSPVAAAYAVWPVALLGGLIPNIGYSVYLLQRNSSWAAFGHSARDVIWPSLMGVLWMGAFALYGMSAVYLGALGTSIGWGLFQIFMIMAATMSGLLTAEWRGAPRNAMTLLATGMVGLIGATLLLSFRGH; encoded by the coding sequence ATGACTGGTACTGTGCTCGCGGGCGTCGGCTTGACTGTGGTTGCAGGTGCAATGTCGGGCAACTGCATGTTGCCGATGAAGTATGCCCGCCGATGGCGACCGGAGAATGTCTGGTTTGTCTTTAGTGTCGTCTCGCTACTGTTGTTGCCATGGGCTCTTGCGTTTGCGGTGGTGCATCAGCTATTGGATGTATATCGCAGACTGCGGACCAACGAGATGATGACGCCGTTGTTGTTCGGTGCTGGATGGGGAATTGCACAGATCCTATTCGGTGTTTCAATTCGACGACTTGGGATGAGCGTTGGTTACGCGATCATCGTGGGGTTAGGAGCGGTGTTGGGAACTCTGGTTCCGTTGTTTGTGGGACAGCGGACCTTCGTCTCGAACGCTGGACTGGTGAGGATATTGGCTGGCGTCGTGGTTATGGTACTGGGAATCGCGCTCACGGCCTGGGGTGGGCAGGTCAAGGAGCGCGCCAGAGTAACGGAGATATCGGATGAGCCGCAGCGGGGTTATGTAGTTTCAGTCCTGTTGGCGATGCTGTGCGGGGTACTAGCGCCGATGTTGAACTATGCATTTGCATTTGGACAAGGTCTCGCGGTGGAGGCGGCTCGGCTTGGAAATAGCCCTGTCGCGGCCGCGTACGCCGTGTGGCCCGTGGCCCTGTTGGGTGGGCTGATTCCCAACATTGGTTATAGTGTGTATCTTCTTCAGCGAAACTCAAGCTGGGCGGCGTTCGGTCATAGCGCCCGGGATGTGATTTGGCCATCGCTAATGGGCGTGCTCTGGATGGGGGCGTTTGCGCTTTATGGAATGAGCGCAGTTTATCTGGGCGCACTGGGAACATCGATTGGCTGGGGACTGTTTCAAATATTCATGATCATGGCGGCAACTATGTCCGGATTATTGACGGCAGAGTGGAGAGGCGCCCCGCGGAACGCGATGACATTGCTGGCGACGGGTATGGTGGGGCTGATCGGAGCGACTCTGCTTCTGTCATTTAGGGGACATTGA
- a CDS encoding enolase C-terminal domain-like protein gives MMAACSIGRISTFDARYPLPPGAGSDAVHTDPEYCLAVTRLGSEVGGICGTGFALTLGAGNRLVCEAIELLAKPLLGRPIEDLMAEFGHVTRQMADDPMMRWLGPHKGVVHLALASITNACFDLWAKSRGVPLWRLLLDLSPEDTVRLLDLSYLDEVLTEREAVELLSREIITRGDREGMLQTGYPGYDTSVGWMAYDDAKVRDLTKRAMDKGFSAFKLKVGSIDQLRDLRRAAMLRECVGDTGTIMFDANQQWTLPVARKICGELAKLKPLWIEEPTHPDDLMAHVALAREIAPSKIATGEHIPNRVVFKNFIEAGAMHYVQADCTRLAGVGEFLTVSLLARKFDLPIVPHVGDMGQIHQHLVIFNHVAMGHEALFLEHIPHLRPHFAFPAQVEGGYYRTPLEPGASSDLNGSERSCA, from the coding sequence ATGATGGCAGCTTGCTCGATAGGGCGCATTTCAACATTCGATGCGCGATATCCCTTGCCGCCTGGAGCGGGAAGCGATGCGGTACACACGGACCCTGAGTACTGCCTTGCGGTGACTCGGCTTGGATCGGAAGTTGGTGGAATATGCGGTACTGGGTTTGCCCTGACGTTAGGCGCGGGCAATCGTCTTGTGTGCGAAGCAATCGAACTGCTGGCGAAGCCGTTACTTGGCAGGCCGATTGAAGATTTGATGGCTGAATTCGGTCACGTAACACGCCAGATGGCAGATGATCCGATGATGCGCTGGTTGGGCCCACACAAGGGCGTCGTGCACTTAGCATTGGCGTCCATTACGAATGCCTGCTTCGATCTTTGGGCGAAGAGTAGAGGAGTGCCGCTGTGGCGGTTGCTGTTGGACCTCTCGCCGGAAGATACCGTACGCCTCCTGGACTTAAGCTATCTCGATGAAGTGCTGACTGAGCGCGAGGCAGTGGAACTTCTAAGCAGAGAGATAATTACACGTGGGGACCGGGAGGGGATGCTGCAAACGGGATATCCCGGGTACGACACGTCAGTGGGATGGATGGCCTATGACGATGCCAAGGTGAGGGATTTGACGAAGCGAGCGATGGATAAAGGCTTCAGCGCCTTTAAGTTAAAGGTGGGATCGATCGACCAGTTGCGTGATTTGAGACGCGCAGCTATGTTGCGCGAATGCGTCGGAGATACGGGGACGATAATGTTTGACGCGAACCAGCAATGGACGCTACCCGTCGCGCGAAAGATATGTGGAGAGCTGGCCAAGCTGAAGCCGCTATGGATTGAGGAGCCGACGCATCCTGATGATCTGATGGCCCATGTGGCGCTAGCTCGAGAGATAGCACCAAGCAAGATTGCAACCGGGGAGCATATTCCAAATCGGGTAGTTTTCAAGAACTTCATTGAAGCGGGAGCGATGCACTATGTGCAGGCCGACTGCACCCGGTTGGCTGGAGTCGGGGAATTTCTAACGGTGAGTCTGTTGGCGCGGAAGTTCGACCTACCGATAGTGCCACATGTGGGAGATATGGGACAGATCCATCAACACCTGGTCATCTTCAACCACGTCGCCATGGGACATGAAGCATTGTTTCTAGAGCACATTCCGCACCTGCGTCCCCACTTTGCCTTTCCGGCGCAGGTAGAAGGAGGATATTATCGAACGCCGTTGGAGCCAGGAGCCTCAAGTGACCTGAACGGCTCTGAACGGAGTTGCGCATGA
- a CDS encoding S41 family peptidase, with the protein MAENLPAKTHYTKKIVVLINGETFSAGEFLAAILQDNERATLFGTTTGAEAVAQSAYAIKP; encoded by the coding sequence GTGGCGGAGAATTTGCCCGCGAAGACCCACTACACGAAGAAGATCGTTGTATTGATTAATGGAGAGACGTTCTCTGCAGGGGAATTTCTCGCTGCTATTCTTCAGGACAATGAGAGAGCAACTCTGTTCGGAACAACAACGGGGGCGGAGGCGGTTGCGCAAAGCGCATACGCAATAAAACCCTGA
- a CDS encoding GntR family transcriptional regulator — MRKLVESESGNETLVKHSLAERLRGEIIAGRLRPGVRIVEGTWGRKFRVAQGSIREAINILAQEGFVVKASGRSARVVNLSEEDVLELYALRGALEGLAARLAAEKKPDISKLERAIDTMRQAAKKNRCQDLLDGDLEFHLELCNLSENSHLLEHARRILLPFFAFVRIRVLASGQSTSAWDRDLEAHQRIIDLLREGEGEVIEQYVRRVMTRFGMTAYDNWEKRPPASKKRSSAKNGVPQPSKPYAIRSVRRSGR, encoded by the coding sequence ATGCGCAAACTTGTTGAATCAGAAAGCGGCAACGAGACATTGGTGAAACACTCACTGGCGGAACGGCTGCGCGGGGAAATTATAGCTGGCAGGTTGCGACCAGGAGTACGGATAGTGGAAGGTACCTGGGGGCGGAAGTTCCGGGTGGCGCAGGGTTCGATTCGTGAAGCGATCAATATTTTAGCCCAAGAAGGATTCGTAGTTAAGGCCTCGGGGCGCAGCGCACGAGTGGTGAATTTGAGCGAAGAGGACGTACTGGAGTTATACGCGCTACGTGGTGCGCTTGAGGGGTTGGCCGCGAGGCTTGCGGCTGAGAAGAAGCCAGATATCTCCAAACTGGAGCGTGCAATCGATACGATGCGGCAGGCCGCCAAGAAGAACCGATGTCAGGATCTGCTGGATGGAGATTTGGAATTCCATCTAGAACTTTGCAATCTATCAGAAAATTCTCACTTGCTAGAACATGCGCGCAGGATACTCCTGCCGTTTTTTGCGTTTGTACGGATCAGGGTCCTAGCAAGTGGGCAGAGCACGTCGGCGTGGGACAGAGACCTTGAGGCGCATCAGCGAATCATCGACCTCTTGCGAGAGGGCGAGGGTGAGGTCATCGAGCAATACGTTCGAAGGGTAATGACACGATTCGGGATGACTGCTTATGACAATTGGGAGAAGAGACCTCCGGCATCGAAGAAGCGTTCGAGCGCTAAGAACGGAGTACCGCAGCCCAGCAAGCCGTATGCGATTAGAAGTGTGCGCAGGAGTGGCAGGTAA
- a CDS encoding LA2681 family HEPN domain-containing protein: MVLREMSGNDPMGVVETVTLADFEEHALYILKLARSALMYLTFSMQKEEVAGIRRAMALLLV; this comes from the coding sequence CTGGTCCTTCGTGAGATGAGCGGAAATGACCCGATGGGCGTCGTCGAAACTGTGACATTGGCTGACTTTGAGGAACATGCACTGTACATTCTCAAACTAGCTCGCTCCGCTCTGATGTACCTTACTTTCTCGATGCAAAAAGAAGAAGTGGCCGGGATTCGCAGGGCGATGGCTTTGCTCCTGGTATAG
- the gyrB gene encoding DNA topoisomerase (ATP-hydrolyzing) subunit B → MASTAFPTETAPLELEAGKIKDATAKGKEGGGYSAENITVLEGLAAVRLRPAMYIGSTGEQGLHHLVYEVVDNSVDEALGGHATKIDVTIHVDNSITVVDDGRGIPVDDKVINGEKMPAVQVVLTMLHAGGKFDASNYKVSGGLHGVGVSCVNALSEEFDVEIWRDGHAWEQDYSKGAPISKLRKMGASTRKGTKVHFLPDKSIFTVTEFNYDTLAQRLRELAFLNKGLEIHLTDQRTTDSKTGEYKHQEFKYIGGIAEFIKHLNKGKAVLHDKPIYMEAERDNVAMEIALQYNDAYSETVFTFANNINTVDGGTHLSGFKTALTRTINAAGQSLGLFKDVKENLSGDDVREGLVVVISVKLSQPQFEGQTKGKLNSDIAGTVQAFVNERLGAFLDQNPSVAKKIINKAIDAARAREAARKARDLTRRKGALDGGGLPGKLADCSERQPDRCELYLVEGESAGGTAKQGRDRKFQAILPLKGKILNVEKARYDKMLGHEEIRAMITALGCGIGKDDFDASKLRYGKLILMTDADVDGSHIRTLLLTFFFRHMTELIKRGHVYIAQPPLYRIKKGKFEQYIKDDREYVSVMVKRASDGMVIRYGKDGGRLEGAALTKYMGQLNDYLGFFDKVQKRLRNDDVTQAFAELFAHEGKDSVRRVDFETPAKVEAMRERLVGMQKTYQFKNVGDVVMDEEHRSYSVSYTDAQGAVRTIDWALASAPESRQMLAKHAQIKEQLVAPFFIEYAAKTKAEAAAEEAEEIASEEGVAEIAAAPGTVAEVKPNKRTSKASQDPVEKKTARDVFEYVIEQGKKEYQVQRYKGLGEMTAPQLWETTMDPERRTLLQVKLEDIAACEEIFTTLMGEDVESRRKFIEENALDVKNLDI, encoded by the coding sequence ATGGCATCGACTGCATTCCCCACCGAAACTGCTCCTCTGGAGCTTGAAGCTGGCAAAATCAAAGACGCTACCGCAAAAGGAAAAGAAGGTGGCGGTTATTCGGCTGAGAACATTACTGTTCTGGAGGGCCTGGCGGCGGTCCGGCTGAGGCCGGCGATGTATATCGGTTCGACCGGCGAGCAGGGGTTGCATCACCTTGTATATGAGGTAGTTGATAACTCGGTCGACGAAGCGCTGGGTGGACACGCGACGAAGATCGATGTGACGATCCACGTCGATAATTCGATTACGGTGGTCGACGATGGCCGTGGGATTCCGGTCGACGACAAGGTAATCAATGGCGAAAAGATGCCGGCGGTACAGGTGGTGCTGACCATGCTGCACGCGGGCGGTAAGTTCGACGCCTCGAACTACAAGGTTTCGGGTGGTTTGCATGGCGTCGGCGTGAGCTGCGTCAATGCTCTGAGCGAGGAGTTTGACGTCGAGATCTGGCGCGACGGTCATGCGTGGGAGCAGGATTATTCGAAGGGTGCACCGATCAGCAAGCTGCGCAAGATGGGCGCCTCGACGCGTAAGGGCACGAAGGTTCATTTTCTGCCGGACAAGTCGATCTTTACGGTGACGGAGTTCAACTACGACACGCTGGCGCAACGGCTGCGGGAGCTCGCCTTTTTGAACAAAGGGCTAGAGATCCATCTGACAGACCAACGCACGACGGACTCGAAGACCGGGGAGTACAAGCACCAGGAGTTCAAGTACATCGGTGGCATTGCGGAGTTCATCAAGCATTTGAATAAAGGCAAGGCAGTGTTGCATGACAAGCCGATCTACATGGAGGCCGAGCGTGATAACGTGGCCATGGAGATTGCGCTGCAGTATAACGACGCCTACTCCGAGACGGTGTTTACGTTTGCCAACAACATCAACACTGTGGATGGTGGAACACATCTGTCGGGCTTCAAGACGGCTCTGACGAGGACGATCAATGCGGCGGGACAGTCGCTGGGGCTGTTCAAGGACGTTAAGGAAAATCTGAGCGGCGATGATGTGCGCGAAGGGCTGGTGGTTGTGATCAGCGTGAAGCTGTCTCAGCCGCAGTTTGAAGGACAGACGAAGGGCAAGCTGAACTCGGATATCGCAGGAACGGTGCAGGCGTTTGTGAATGAGCGGCTGGGAGCGTTTCTGGATCAGAATCCTTCGGTTGCGAAGAAGATTATCAATAAGGCGATCGATGCGGCGCGTGCGCGTGAGGCTGCGCGGAAGGCTCGCGACCTGACTCGGCGTAAAGGTGCTTTGGATGGCGGAGGACTGCCGGGTAAGTTGGCGGATTGTTCGGAGCGGCAGCCGGATCGTTGTGAGCTTTATCTGGTTGAGGGAGAGAGCGCAGGTGGAACGGCCAAGCAGGGTCGTGACCGGAAGTTCCAGGCGATTCTGCCGTTGAAGGGAAAGATTCTGAACGTAGAGAAGGCTCGCTACGATAAGATGCTGGGCCATGAAGAAATTCGCGCGATGATTACTGCGCTGGGTTGCGGCATCGGCAAAGACGACTTCGACGCGAGTAAGCTGCGCTACGGCAAGTTGATTCTGATGACCGATGCGGACGTCGATGGATCGCACATCCGCACGTTGCTGCTGACTTTCTTCTTCCGGCATATGACGGAGTTGATCAAGCGCGGGCATGTGTATATTGCGCAGCCGCCGTTGTATCGGATCAAGAAGGGTAAGTTCGAGCAGTACATCAAGGACGACCGCGAGTATGTAAGCGTGATGGTTAAGCGCGCCTCCGATGGCATGGTGATTCGCTATGGCAAGGACGGCGGTCGGCTTGAAGGTGCGGCGCTGACTAAATACATGGGCCAGCTAAACGACTATCTAGGCTTCTTCGATAAGGTGCAGAAGCGATTGCGGAATGATGACGTGACGCAAGCGTTTGCGGAGCTGTTCGCTCACGAGGGTAAGGATTCTGTGCGACGCGTGGACTTTGAAACGCCCGCGAAGGTCGAGGCCATGCGCGAGCGCCTGGTGGGGATGCAGAAGACCTATCAGTTTAAGAATGTTGGTGATGTCGTGATGGACGAGGAGCACAGAAGCTACTCGGTGAGCTATACCGATGCGCAGGGCGCTGTGAGGACGATTGACTGGGCGCTCGCTTCTGCGCCGGAAAGCCGGCAGATGCTAGCCAAACACGCGCAGATCAAAGAGCAACTGGTAGCACCGTTCTTTATCGAGTATGCAGCAAAGACCAAGGCCGAGGCTGCTGCAGAAGAGGCGGAGGAGATTGCTTCTGAAGAGGGCGTGGCTGAGATCGCTGCGGCTCCGGGAACGGTGGCTGAGGTGAAGCCGAACAAGAGAACGAGCAAGGCGTCGCAGGATCCAGTGGAGAAGAAGACGGCGCGCGATGTGTTCGAGTATGTAATCGAACAGGGCAAGAAGGAGTATCAGGTTCAGCGGTACAAGGGTCTGGGCGAGATGACGGCTCCGCAGCTATGGGAGACGACGATGGATCCGGAACGGCGCACGCTGCTGCAGGTGAAACTCGAAGACATTGCGGCCTGTGAAGAGATTTTTACGACTTTGATGGGCGAGGATGTGGAGAGCCGCCGGAAGTTCATCGAAGAGAATGCACTGGATGTGAAGAACCTGGATATCTAG
- a CDS encoding L-rhamnose mutarotase, which produces MDNLMRRYGMTIRLKPEAEIAYKQHHRSVWPEVLGKITECNIRNYSIFLRDGVLFSYFEYTGEDFSADMQKMADHPKTQEWWSIMNPMQTPLASRVEDEWWAPMTEVFHLD; this is translated from the coding sequence ATGGACAACTTAATGCGCCGCTATGGAATGACTATACGTCTCAAGCCTGAAGCCGAGATTGCATACAAGCAACATCACCGGTCAGTCTGGCCCGAAGTGCTCGGCAAGATTACGGAATGTAATATCCGCAATTATTCTATCTTTTTGCGCGATGGCGTTCTTTTTAGCTACTTCGAATATACCGGCGAAGATTTTAGTGCGGACATGCAGAAAATGGCCGATCACCCCAAGACGCAGGAGTGGTGGTCAATCATGAATCCGATGCAGACCCCTCTGGCCTCACGAGTGGAAGATGAATGGTGGGCACCGATGACAGAAGTCTTTCATCTTGACTAG